In one window of Erwinia tasmaniensis Et1/99 DNA:
- a CDS encoding nucleoside-specific channel-forming protein Tsx translates to MKHKIMMAGALAALSYSQTSVAETGDASYVSDWWHQSVNVVGSYHTRFGPKLNNDVYLEYEAFAHKDWFDFYGYVDVPKFFGVGNGNDKGAWDNGSPFFMEIEPRFSIDKLTGTSLGFGPFKEWYFANNYVYDMGDSKASRQNTWYMGLGTDIDTHSDIGLSLNVYAKYQWENYDAANENSWDGYRFKVKYFVPLTTLWGGNLSYIGFTNFDWGSDLGDKSSPARTSNSIASSHILTLGYDHWHYSFVARYFHNGGQWNDGVVQNFGGGDFSLKSSGFGYYLVAGYNF, encoded by the coding sequence ATGAAACATAAAATAATGATGGCGGGAGCGCTGGCCGCACTCTCTTATTCACAAACCTCAGTCGCAGAGACCGGCGATGCCTCCTATGTTTCTGACTGGTGGCATCAAAGTGTGAATGTGGTGGGCAGCTACCATACGCGCTTCGGACCGAAGCTGAATAATGATGTCTATCTTGAATACGAAGCCTTTGCACATAAAGACTGGTTCGATTTCTACGGCTACGTTGATGTGCCAAAATTCTTTGGTGTTGGTAACGGTAATGACAAGGGTGCCTGGGATAACGGTTCCCCGTTCTTTATGGAGATCGAACCGCGTTTCTCTATTGATAAACTGACGGGCACCAGCCTGGGCTTTGGCCCGTTTAAAGAGTGGTATTTCGCCAATAACTACGTTTACGATATGGGTGATAGCAAGGCCAGCCGCCAGAATACCTGGTATATGGGTCTGGGCACCGATATCGATACCCATTCAGATATTGGTCTGTCGCTCAATGTATACGCCAAATATCAGTGGGAAAACTATGATGCCGCTAACGAAAATAGTTGGGACGGCTACCGCTTCAAAGTGAAATATTTTGTGCCGCTGACTACGTTATGGGGCGGTAATCTGAGCTATATCGGCTTCACCAACTTTGACTGGGGTTCCGACCTCGGAGATAAATCCAGCCCGGCGCGCACCAGTAACTCCATCGCCTCCAGCCATATTCTTACTCTTGGCTACGACCACTGGCACTACTCATTTGTCGCGCGTTACTTCCATAACGGTGGCCAGTGGAACGACGGCGTGGTGCAAAACTTCGGCGGCGGTGATTTCAGCCTGAAATCTTCCGGCTTCGGCTACTACCTGGTTGCCGGCTATAACTTCTGA
- a CDS encoding winged helix-turn-helix domain-containing protein: protein MDNNIIIDNLLMLDGRTRMLSRIPDGKGVMLPASACRCFIALAQAKEQVLSQEQLMDVGWRHSGVEVTDNSVRVMITKIRRALIALEVNDSVQLIAVTRSGYRLIVRTEQPDITRRTTSASNPLHVSTGLVSRHVSAYRAHRFLRRRLAAGAAGLVLGSCLAAAVSWLLAIKPTPINYVRWHGAETPPQTEVWVPGNISPDKQRVVQTLQLYRQYAINKNGDINPEHARYLYITTGGASPDLGLIACVAPLRDSENNCESYSFKYR from the coding sequence ATGGATAACAATATTATTATCGATAATCTTCTCATGCTTGACGGTCGTACCCGAATGCTGTCGCGTATACCGGACGGGAAAGGCGTGATGCTTCCCGCCTCTGCCTGTCGCTGTTTTATCGCGCTGGCTCAGGCTAAAGAGCAGGTGTTATCGCAAGAACAGCTAATGGATGTGGGCTGGCGTCATTCCGGCGTAGAGGTTACAGACAACAGTGTACGGGTGATGATTACCAAGATTCGCCGTGCGCTGATCGCGCTCGAAGTCAATGACAGCGTCCAGCTGATTGCCGTAACGCGCAGTGGATACCGGCTGATTGTGCGCACAGAACAACCTGACATAACGCGGCGTACAACATCTGCCAGCAATCCGCTGCACGTCTCGACAGGATTGGTTTCGCGGCACGTCAGTGCGTACCGAGCCCATCGCTTTTTGAGACGACGTTTAGCGGCAGGTGCAGCCGGGCTGGTACTGGGGAGCTGTCTGGCCGCGGCGGTCAGCTGGCTGCTGGCAATCAAACCCACACCAATCAACTACGTGCGCTGGCACGGCGCGGAGACCCCACCACAGACGGAGGTTTGGGTGCCGGGAAATATTTCACCCGACAAACAGCGGGTCGTCCAGACACTACAACTTTACAGGCAGTACGCTATTAACAAGAACGGGGATATTAACCCCGAACATGCCCGTTACCTCTACATTACTACGGGGGGAGCCAGCCCCGATCTGGGCCTGATCGCCTGTGTTGCCCCGCTGCGGGATTCGGAGAACAACTGTGAATCGTACTCTTTTAAATATCGTTAA
- the flhD gene encoding flagellar transcriptional regulator FlhD, protein MSSLNEHLQNIHDLNLSYLLLCQKLISTDKSAAGFRLGLPEETINNLKALTLPQLIKLAATNQLICRLRVEDAAIINLTKDSRVEALQQIHTGILLSTDLINTLNKQQSRDLRGKK, encoded by the coding sequence ATGTCCAGTTTAAATGAGCACCTACAAAACATCCACGATCTTAACCTTTCCTATTTGTTACTTTGCCAGAAATTAATTTCGACAGATAAATCTGCAGCGGGGTTTCGTCTTGGGCTACCGGAAGAAACGATAAATAACCTGAAAGCGCTTACATTGCCCCAGCTCATTAAGCTGGCAGCAACGAATCAATTGATTTGTCGCCTGCGTGTGGAGGATGCTGCCATCATCAATTTAACCAAAGACTCACGGGTTGAAGCGTTACAACAAATTCATACCGGGATACTGTTATCTACTGACTTGATCAATACTCTGAATAAACAGCAAAGTCGCGATCTCAGGGGTAAAAAGTGA
- the flhC gene encoding flagellar transcriptional regulator FlhC: MIGKKVLDEIYEINIAMELIVLGARMQVLESETSVSRRRLVRLYKEIRGCPPPKGMLPFSEDWFMCWEQNIHSSLFYNIYLCLQKTENERPITTLMQAYRLYLEQCYPHSSETPVLGLTRAWTLLRFIGCGMISRKSCMLCAGGFVMVTEFIKEPFTCSLCCPPSRALKKFSATSGSS, encoded by the coding sequence GTGATCGGTAAAAAAGTGCTGGATGAAATCTACGAAATAAATATAGCGATGGAACTGATCGTTCTGGGTGCAAGAATGCAGGTTCTTGAGTCAGAAACTTCGGTGAGCCGTCGGCGCCTGGTACGTCTGTATAAAGAAATACGCGGCTGCCCACCGCCAAAAGGAATGCTGCCATTTTCTGAAGACTGGTTTATGTGCTGGGAGCAGAATATTCATTCCTCGCTGTTTTATAATATTTATCTCTGCTTGCAGAAAACGGAAAATGAACGCCCGATCACCACCTTGATGCAGGCCTATCGGCTTTATCTTGAACAGTGCTATCCGCATTCTTCAGAAACGCCCGTACTGGGATTGACCCGTGCGTGGACGTTGTTGCGTTTTATTGGGTGCGGAATGATCTCACGGAAGTCTTGTATGCTGTGCGCAGGTGGTTTCGTGATGGTAACCGAGTTTATCAAGGAACCCTTTACCTGTAGTCTGTGCTGCCCACCTTCACGGGCGCTAAAAAAATTCAGTGCAACTAGCGGTAGTTCATAA